A part of Fusobacteriaceae bacterium genomic DNA contains:
- a CDS encoding putative ABC transporter permease produces the protein MRVAENRIKYELRMYFYLYMLYAFLGWIYETVLFSVREQRFVNRGFNFGPWIPIYGFGAVVIMLAVTFLIGDSCRLRGFNIRPVAVFFLIGVLATLAELVGSYITENLFGLVLWDYSALWMNFEGRIAPKPSFIFAAGGTFLFYTVQPLGKRLLDRFSIPVQKKTASALFAIILLDFTASVVTTAWFPDLVKHPGIMEKKER, from the coding sequence GTGCGCGTCGCGGAAAACAGGATCAAATACGAACTCAGGATGTATTTTTATCTCTACATGCTCTACGCCTTTCTGGGCTGGATCTATGAGACGGTCCTTTTTTCCGTTCGGGAACAGCGCTTTGTGAACCGGGGCTTCAATTTCGGCCCCTGGATCCCCATCTACGGCTTCGGCGCCGTCGTCATCATGCTGGCCGTTACTTTTCTGATCGGAGACTCTTGCAGGCTTCGCGGCTTCAATATCCGGCCTGTGGCAGTCTTCTTTCTGATCGGCGTTCTGGCCACGCTGGCGGAACTCGTCGGAAGCTACATCACCGAAAATCTCTTCGGCCTCGTGCTTTGGGATTATTCGGCCCTCTGGATGAATTTCGAGGGACGAATCGCCCCGAAGCCGAGTTTTATTTTCGCGGCCGGGGGAACGTTTCTGTTTTATACGGTCCAGCCCTTGGGGAAACGCCTGCTGGACCGCTTTTCGATCCCCGTGCAAAAGAAAACGGCGTCGGCTCTTTTCGCGATCATTTTGCTGGATTTTACGGCCTCGGTCGTGACGACGGCCTGGTTTCCCGATCTCGTCAAGCATCCGGGGATTATGGAGAAGAAAGAGCGATAG